The following nucleotide sequence is from Microbulbifer sp. A4B17.
TTTTCAAAGATAACATCGAGTAGTGGCTGCAATAAATTTACTTCTGCTGGTGAGGCCGAAGTAACGGTGCCTCCCAATGGAATACCTTCGCCATCGACCACCACCATCCACTTTATACCCTTGCGCCACCTGGTTTTCCGGCTCCTGCTCCCCTTTTTTTTCTGAAGCAAAGCTGCCATCCGAAAAGACCTCCTCCCAGTTAAGCAAAGACTGTTGATCCAACAGCTCTAGGAATCTTCTCCATGCCTGTAACCAAGCGCCTTGCTCTTCCCAAAACTGGAGCCTTCTTCAGCAAGTTCTTGATGATGGATAAGATGGAGGTAGATCCTTTCATCGTACTCCCGACCGCAAAAATCATAAAATACCTTCAAAACATGTACGTTTATCAATGGGTTTGAAGTCACCTTTTTTACGTTTTGCTTGGGAAGGCAAGGCTCAATCAATTTCCACTGATCGTTGGTTAATTCTGACTTAAATCTACTCATATTTACTGGTCATATCATTCCATAAGGCTACTAGAATAATTGATTTCAAGTTATGAAACAGGTTCTAGAGTCAGAGGGCAGTCGCCAGGGAGACTTGAGTTAGTCAGCTATAGTTTACAGACAGCTAGTTCATAATTGAGGTTTAAAAGGCTACCACTGTAAATAAGCATCAACGGATGACTGAAGAGCAATGTAGAAAGAAGAGGAATCCAAAAAAGATGCCACCGAAAACAATTACATAGATATACAGTAAACTGAAGTTGTAATGTAGCCCGGAGCAACGTTCCAGCTTGCTAGAGTAGAGCAGGAAGGAAACCTGTTAATTAGCCCTGAAGTTCTTTACCTACAAGTCTGGGCTGATAAGCAATTGAATGGGACCCTATGCGAAAATTTGTGGTGCAGGGGTAGGCCCTACATAAAATCATCAAATGGAAAGTCAACTCGGGGGCACATCAATACGCCATCATCATCGAACAGCGTCTACAAAATATCGATGATGCATCTTGCATCGGAGACTAGAAAATTGCTACCGTTATAGCTAGAGGCCTTTTGGGAGTGGGGGCAGAACGAGAATACTATTGGCTTGCTGTGTCAGTACTTTCTGAAATAAACTGATTTCAAGCTTGTGAATCAAGCAGATGTCGGGGCGACTATTGCGCGTTTAAATAATCGCCCCAGTAAAATAATAGGATATAAAACTCCTAGATAGATAGTCGGATAATATTAAGCTGCTACAGATCCAGCAACCTGAAGGATGATACTCCTCATAGTTGAATCCACGATATTTAATTATTAGCATTTATAAGTTTATTAAGAGTATTAATATCTGTAGGTGGAGGCGTTACCTTATCTGATAAAGGCATTCTCTCATATGCATGTTCTAGCTTTAAATCATAATGATTAGAAGCATATGAAGGTCCATTATATCTACGCGCAAACTCAGCCCATGCGCGACTTCTCAAATACATTTGCAAACTATTCGAAACTATAAATCTCGCCATGATATAGAGCTGTGCTCCATCGGAATACATCATAGCTTCTACAAACGCCAGCACTGTTGAGAACCCACAAGCCTTATAATTCGCTCCCAATATCTGACCAAGCCCCCATGAACAAGAAGCAAGAGCTGCATCTTTATTAATAGCCATAGCTTTTTCAAGCCATAGATATCGATCTGATTGTGTCACTGGATATGGCATTGTGCCTGGATAAGGGTATGCTAAATTCTCACGTGATGCTCTCTGACGCTGTTTTGGTATAGTTAGCTCCCGATAGAAAATATGAGGCTCGTTGAGTATGATTGGTCTATCTTCATATCCAAAACCTTTTCCCGCACTTTCAACCGAAAGAACTGACTTTAATGCGGCTATTTCACACCCAAGGTATCCAGCTATAATTCTTATATCATCATCATTCATAGGTAGTGCTGCACCAGAGAAATTCATGTTGGACATATTTGCACCAAAATAATTATCACCACATTCATTAAAATTATAGTCTATCTATAGAGCCCCTGATAAGCTATAGTCAAAATTGGGTAAAAGAAGAAACCTCTGTATAAATTTCTGCAAAAATAGGGTGCAATAATACTCGATAGTGAGCAAAATAAAGTAACACAGATCATACTCCAAGTCGGCTTTACTGAAACTGAGTAACGGAACAAACGTAGTAAGACCCATCAGCAAAAAATTTCTTTTACCCAAGGACACTTTAGTTTCATGTACTCGCCTTGTGGTTAAGATAAAACCCCCTATGCAATCTTTGGACGTGGCCGCAGCCCTTACAGGTTGAGAGTTATACTGCGGATTTATAACATACATTTATTTTACAATCTTAGTGACCCAGCAATGGAGGATTCTCTCTATTAGATTGGGGATATGTACCACTTTGCTGGCCTGACACTTACAAAGCCTACTCCTGATGAGACTACTATCCTTGATTTTTGCCGCCTACTAGCACACCCGCTGGGACGCCAGCAATTTGAAGAGATAAGAGGCAACATCGTAGATATAATGATTATCAATGCACCCAGCTCCATTAGAAATGGTAAAAAGGCTTATGAGCCATAGATGTATCCGATCAAAAAAAATGGCAGTAATTTTTGCTATGAGAGTGTATATCGGATTTTATGAGTCAGTCATAGGGCGAGTTCTACATAGCTAGGAAAAATGAGTCTGGGGTGGATTTGGGTACATTTTTTAGGGAGGACTTATCTATTGGGAAATGTTTTAGGCTTGCTTATTTTTAGCTAATTCAACACATAGGTAATCCACTATCTATGGTGGTGAGACTTGACAGGGTTCTGCCGTTCCGGCGTGCAGAGTAAAAACATGACCTTCATGATGCGGCAAGTTATATAAGAAGCCTGTTTTCTAGCTTGGCAGTGCCAAGCTCACATGAAACATCATTGCAGATACTACTTGGTATTTGTCTCAAAGTATCGAAAGAAAGCATAAACTAGGGTAAGGGAAAGGAAACCAATATTAGAATATTTCATTTTTACCTTCTTAAGGTTGGATAAATCTGATATTAACAATCAAAAGTTTGGACGATTTTAAAATTTTTTCTTTTCTCTATGTTGTAATCTCGATCGAAAGAGAAATACAACTGGGTTCGCAACGAGATTTGCAAGCCATAAAAAGGGGGCGACTGCACCAATTTGATAGTGGCTAATCGCTGTGAGCCTAAGGAGTTATCTTTTCTAGATCGATGTACCTCATACCTGAGGCGTTAAGAACTCCTTAGTGGTCTCGAAGTGCGTATATCGACAATTGTTTTACTGCGAGTGAGAATTCTATTTTAGACACTCGAGTTGGGTCTTGGAGTGGCTTGAAGCTGTTTTATAACTTGAAATCAGTTATTCTTGGGCATTCATGGAATGATAAGAACAGTAAGTTTGAGTAGATTTAAGTTAGAATTAACCGACGCCCTGTGGGTGTTGATTGAGCCTTGCTTTCCCCAGCTAAACGTGGAAAAGGTGGCTGCAAACCCATTGATAACCGTGCATGTTTTAAAGGTATTTTATAATTTTTGCGGTCGGGAGTACGATGGAAGGATCTACCTCCATCTTATCCATCATCAAGAACTTGCTGAAGGAGACTCCAGTTTTGGGAGGAGCAAGGCGCTTGGTTACAGGCATGGAGAAGATTCCTAGAGCTGTTGGATCAACAGTCTTTGCTTAACTGGGAGGAAGTCTTTTCGGATGGCAGCTTTGCTTCAGTAAAAAAAGGGGAGCAGGAGTCGGAAAACCAGGTGGAGCAAGGGTGCAAAGTGGATGGTGTTGGTCGGTGGTGAAAGTATTATATTGGAAGGCACTGTTACATCGGCCTCACCAGCAGAAGTTAATTTATTACAGCTACTACTGGATGTTACTCATGAGGGCCTCAAAAAAATTCACTGATTTTCAGTAGAATAGCCCAACCTCCCTCTGGTAAAGGTTATTGTCTAATGCAGCCGAATTTTTTCGGTCTTGATGACCGCCATCGCTAGTTAAATGAACATGATCCATTGGTTGCTCTGCGTTAGCCGACTGGTTGGGAGGACTTCAGAAGCACTTTGAATAAAATTCCGAAATCTCCAAGGAAGAGTAATGCTGGAAGAAGACCCTTTGATAAGGTGCTGATGTTCAAGGCACTTATAATACAGCATTTATATAACCTATCGATGATGAGCTAGAAAATCAGATACACGACCGATTTTCATTTTGTCGATTTCTGAGCCTAAATCCGGAGGACAGAATACCGGATGCCAAGACCATCTGGTTGTTTTGTGAGTGACTGGTAAAGGCAGGACTCATGAAATCTCTCTTTTTAGATTTCAATTTGTAACTTTAGGTACAGGGACACAAAGCTCGGAAAGTGTAAATAGTTTTAAGCGATACATGAGCCACATTATTTAACTTGCTCTGGCAGACTAGCACGATGCCCCCTCCATCAACTTCGGAGGGAAGCCCCATGAATCAGCAGCAGTAGCAAAGTCATGTCATGGCCTACGAGAAAATCTCTCAGTCCAAGCGCGCTTATACTCGTAAGCACAACCTAAATTACAGCCAGTTCCTCTACTGGTACCACAAACTACCTGAACAAACTTCGGTGTCTGATATTGCCGACTTTGTTCCCGTGGATATCAAGTGTTCCACAACCACTAGGGGAAACGAAAACGGTGAGTCGGGCAATTAAGCAGATGTTGAAACCGTATCAAGCTATTTGTAAAACCATTACCTTCGATAATGGAGGTAAATTTACAGGTCATCAGTCGATTGGGCAGAAGCTAGGCTGCAAAATATATTTTGCGAAACCTTACCACTCCTGGGAGCGTGGGCCTAACGAAAACACTAATGGTCTTTTGAGACGCTTCTTCCCGAAAGGAGTGGAAATTGGCAAGATGCCAAAAAGTCGTATTGATGATGCAGTGTTTCGAATCAATGCTCGACCAAGGAAGGTGTTAAATTACTTGAGCTCACTGGAATTTCTGGTGGGTAAACGTGTGTCATTTATGTTGACAATCTAGGAGTCACAATCAATTTTTACCGATCATCAGTTATCCCAGGCTTTTGCTGGCTTACTACCACTGATTTCTCTATGGCAAGAGCAAAAGATGTTCAATAATTTTAAATTTTTCTTTTGAGATTTCCATATGGACAGATTATGCCAAAATTAGTGTCGACAGGCCCTAGGATATTGATGGGAAATACTTTTTCACCAAGGCATACAGAACTGCTGCCGTTTCAGCATCCAGTACACCGTCGTAATTTTTTTGGCGAAAATGTAGTTGGAATGCCCGGATTAAATTCTTATATCCATTATCAGTAGACGCACCTGAAGTATCATATCCGTATAGGCTGAGTTTGGCTATGATGTCTGCTTTAGCAGGCAGAGCCATGCTGAACATATCCTGATAGGTTTCCTTGCTCACATCATCGTACCAAGCTCCTATACCCGCAGCGTAAAGCTCCTCCCAGGGGAAGGCTGCACCGGGGTCACTCTTTCTTCCTGGAGCGATATCACTGTGTCCTACAACATTGGTAGGCGCAATATCAGGATAACGCTGTAGGATATTAACTGCCAGCTCTTTAACAGCATCTATTTGCGTTGGGTTATATCGAGGGAAGGTAAAGGTTTCATTAATTTCAGTAGCTAAATTAACTATCTCTATACCAATAGATGTGTCATTCAGGTTACTGCGTTCGGCCCATTCGCTAGCGCCTGCGTGCCATGCACGTTCGCTTTCATCAACTAAGTTAAAAATACGCATACCCTTAAAGCCTGCATCAATATACGTTTTCTCCGAAGGATCAGGAACAAGATAATGGGTGCTTACTTCGGATCCAGTTAGTCTAACTGTAGATGCCTTAAAATCCTCGGCAGTATAGTGCATTACCAGAAAGCGAATACGGCGGTTAAAACTCTTAACCGAACGATAGCTGTTATAATCAATTAAATACATAGAGCCTCTGTATATAAATTAATCGAATTTTCCAAATACTCTACGATTCAACTTTTCTCTCAAATGATCTAGGACTTTCTTGATCACTTTAGGTATCTTTGATGCGGACAATCACTTTTACAACATCGCCGCATTCACGACATATTTTTATATCGACGTTGAATTCGTACTTTAACCTTTAAGCTCCAATTTAGTATCTGGACGTTTAAGGAATTTGTCCTTATATTGCATACACTTGTATTGATGTTGCAACATTGCTAGTTGGAAAAGGTGAGGGGTTAACAAAGTCTTGGCAGTCCCGCAGTGCGTGCGCTCGGCACTTTTTTTGCTGTGAGTGAGGATTGTATTTGAGACACTCAAGTTGGGTCGTTGAGTGGCCAGGCAGTAAAGTTCAACAGGGCGTGTCGTCAATCGATAAACATAGAGTTGTTCAAATCTTTCCCGCCGCGCTCCTAATTACGCGGCTGCGGCCATCCCAACTCTCTCAAGCTGGATATTCCAGGGTAACAGTGCCTCAAAATCCTCGACGGACTGGCAGTGAGGAATCTGCTCAAATACCCCGACATAATACTTGTAGGAGGCAAGGCCGTTTAGCTTGGCTGCGCGAATCAAACTGAAGTGCAGGCATAATCTTTAGCGCCATTGACCAAATGGGAGCAATAACTATTTGACCTGCATAGCCTTTAGGGCAGGCGACCTTCTCCCGCAACTCGACAATTACCCATATATCGGGGGTATGTAGTTCAAGCGCCCATGACGTTCGTAATCAACGAGTTTCTTTTGGCACCCACACACACAGGTTTTATCCTATTCTGAGACAGGGTTTACCATCTCCTTTCTTGGGAAATGCTCGACAAAGGTCTTTTTTGTTTTATTGAGACATTTGAGTTCAGTAATGTTAACCACGT
It contains:
- a CDS encoding N-acetylmuramidase family protein encodes the protein MSNMNFSGAALPMNDDDIRIIAGYLGCEIAALKSVLSVESAGKGFGYEDRPIILNEPHIFYRELTIPKQRQRASRENLAYPYPGTMPYPVTQSDRYLWLEKAMAINKDAALASCSWGLGQILGANYKACGFSTVLAFVEAMMYSDGAQLYIMARFIVSNSLQMYLRSRAWAEFARRYNGPSYASNHYDLKLEHAYERMPLSDKVTPPPTDINTLNKLINANN
- a CDS encoding N-acetylmuramoyl-L-alanine amidase produces the protein MYLIDYNSYRSVKSFNRRIRFLVMHYTAEDFKASTVRLTGSEVSTHYLVPDPSEKTYIDAGFKGMRIFNLVDESERAWHAGASEWAERSNLNDTSIGIEIVNLATEINETFTFPRYNPTQIDAVKELAVNILQRYPDIAPTNVVGHSDIAPGRKSDPGAAFPWEELYAAGIGAWYDDVSKETYQDMFSMALPAKADIIAKLSLYGYDTSGASTDNGYKNLIRAFQLHFRQKNYDGVLDAETAAVLYALVKKYFPSIS
- a CDS encoding transposase domain-containing protein; translated protein: MIRAAKLNGLASYKYYVGVFEQIPHCQSVEDFEALLPWNIQLERVGMAAAA
- a CDS encoding transposase, with the translated sequence MDDELENQIHDRFSFCRFLSLNPEDRIPDAKTIWLFCE